Proteins encoded within one genomic window of Actinoplanes octamycinicus:
- a CDS encoding HSP90 family protein, translating to MSNTFQVDLRGIVDLLSHHLYASPRVYVRELLQNAVDAITAVGPDHAGRVEITTGASLRITDNGIGLTEAQVHELLATIGRSSKRDELGFARHEFLGQFGIGLLSCFLVADEIRVHTRRAGETPVLWTGYSDGRYEVRAGDEREPGTTVTLLPRRGAEHYLTGTTVTELAELYGSLLPVEVRVDGRRVTAGTVPWALPGAERMAYAEKVLGFRPFDVIELNVPGAGLSGAAFVLPTPVNPANRGGHRVYLKRMLLSESVEGLLPDWAFFARCVVDSTELRPTASREALYDDGMLAETREAIADQLRGWLVRLAATDPRRLAQFLQIHHLGVKALALHDDEMLRLVEQWYPMQTTMGELTLAEFRARFGLLRYAGTADEFRQLAAVAAAQDVGLINGGYVYDADLIERLATVDPEIRAERLDPTDLTTRFTAVDPEAELRLRPFLAAAQRRLDKLGCEVVVRAFDPVTLPALYLVSRSAAFQEEFTASRDQADDLWGGVLDALAQTVPNDRPQLVLNHRNPLIRRVAALGDAELAALAVESLYGQALLLGHHPIRPADAALLTTSFLGLLDRAVPEEETR from the coding sequence GTGAGCAACACGTTCCAGGTCGATCTACGGGGCATCGTCGACCTGCTCAGCCATCACCTCTACGCGAGCCCCCGCGTCTACGTCCGCGAGCTGCTGCAGAACGCGGTCGATGCGATCACCGCGGTCGGACCGGACCACGCCGGCCGGGTCGAGATCACCACCGGTGCCAGCCTGCGGATCACCGACAACGGCATCGGGCTCACCGAGGCGCAGGTGCACGAGCTGCTGGCCACCATCGGCCGCAGCTCGAAACGGGACGAGCTGGGCTTCGCCCGGCACGAGTTCCTCGGCCAGTTCGGCATCGGCCTGCTCTCCTGCTTCCTGGTGGCCGACGAGATCCGGGTGCACACCCGGCGCGCGGGCGAGACCCCGGTGCTCTGGACCGGTTACTCCGACGGGCGGTATGAGGTCCGGGCCGGCGACGAGCGGGAGCCCGGCACCACGGTCACCCTGTTGCCGCGCCGCGGCGCCGAGCACTATCTGACCGGCACGACCGTCACCGAGCTGGCCGAGCTCTACGGATCGCTGCTGCCGGTCGAGGTGCGGGTCGACGGGCGGCGGGTCACGGCGGGCACGGTGCCGTGGGCGCTGCCCGGTGCCGAGCGGATGGCGTACGCGGAGAAGGTCCTGGGTTTCCGCCCTTTCGACGTGATCGAGCTGAACGTGCCCGGCGCCGGTCTGTCCGGCGCGGCCTTCGTGCTGCCCACCCCGGTCAACCCGGCCAACCGCGGCGGCCACCGGGTCTATCTGAAGCGGATGCTGCTCTCCGAGAGCGTCGAGGGCCTGCTGCCGGACTGGGCGTTCTTCGCCCGCTGCGTGGTGGACAGCACCGAGCTGCGGCCGACCGCCAGCCGTGAGGCGCTCTACGACGACGGCATGCTGGCCGAGACCCGCGAGGCGATCGCCGACCAGCTGCGCGGCTGGCTGGTCCGGCTCGCCGCGACCGATCCGCGGCGGCTGGCCCAGTTCCTGCAGATCCATCACCTCGGGGTGAAGGCGCTGGCTCTGCACGACGACGAGATGCTGCGCCTGGTCGAGCAGTGGTATCCGATGCAGACCACCATGGGCGAGCTGACCCTGGCCGAGTTCCGGGCCCGCTTCGGCCTGCTTCGGTACGCCGGGACCGCCGACGAGTTCCGCCAGCTCGCCGCGGTCGCCGCCGCGCAGGACGTGGGCCTGATCAACGGGGGTTACGTCTACGACGCCGACCTGATCGAGCGCCTGGCCACGGTCGACCCGGAGATCCGCGCCGAGCGGCTCGACCCGACCGACCTGACCACCCGGTTCACCGCCGTCGACCCGGAGGCGGAGCTGCGGCTGCGCCCGTTCCTCGCGGCCGCCCAGCGCCGCCTGGACAAGCTCGGCTGCGAGGTGGTGGTCCGTGCCTTCGACCCGGTCACCCTGCCGGCGCTCTACCTGGTCAGCCGCTCCGCCGCCTTCCAGGAGGAGTTCACCGCGAGCCGCGACCAGGCCGACGACCTGTGGGGCGGGGTGCTCGACGCGCTCGCCCAGACGGTGCCGAACGACCGTCCCCAGCTGGTGCTCAACCACCGCAACCCGCTGATCCGCCGGGTTGCCGCGCTCGGTGACGCCGAGCTGGCCGCCCTGGCCGTCGAGTCGCTCTACGGGCAGGCCCTGCTGCTCGGTCACCACCCGATCCGGCCGGCTGACGCCGCGCTGCTGACCACGTCGTTCCTGGGCCTGCTGGACCGGGCCGTCCCCGAGGAGGAGACCCGATGA
- a CDS encoding tetratricopeptide repeat protein has protein sequence MKTAEELWGVLDEAHHLPYGAAQIALVEQVLRHADGACDPALAFYSRLFATTAYIYGGESVKAFATFSWCVSDFDRNPQPYHERWTHNLLWLFKTMVSALTKFPEIPLARTHAVLDDMERRYREGGHGMQPVYKHRHLVARHLGATIEADEWFEKWRAAPRTELSDCAGCDPTTLVVHLNNRGRFEEAVELAGPVLAGDLSCTEQPQTILSELMVSYLMAGRPAEAADAHRRSYLVERGNLADLEGIGDHILFCARTGNEARGLEILQRHLDWLDRAPSPAAGMNFAASCVALLRRLVAVGHGGTPIRRAGRPDVTAAALADELTGYATGLAARFDARNGTAHQSKLVAETMAAEPYGIDLPLAPTARRAAPAPKPSTSEPEPEPVEIPAGLTETELLDLAESYLDEDRHDLLGAALEAYSARFPEPGDPLLAARLWTFRGVALPGDDHDGTIAAWERAVVAFAQAGEGGRVSALRARIAMERARVERGDPAEDVALVRADVAYQEEHGTARDRANAWLRLSTMYFLADSLDEANEAGDRADRYAAEWGQPRRVAYHALMRARNRGAAHRHDEAREAAREAWEFYRVHGPAGISAEAATVFGQLAEEPAEVLAAMTESLATGVPGAEMVGHALRGRALMALDRAGEAIDDFVEAVAICAEQDLEQPGTFARQDLAQAYLQAGRLPEAAEVAEEAVRGFEKLGFAEPLNDTKFMLAGIYRDLDDSGRALELYRELIEVLTDNPQGRGQVGEDAGQLLYKVDRDAEAALTFQAAAEALREAGDLVGELRVLRRRLMALNYADQVDEAERLIPEVARKYAELPAELAEEPGVQWGRGVFAFEVGNLLMRRGRWAEALPHLDGAPERLRAIGADQDADRVTNMRAEALLRSGRPAEALALLDSLSPEARHPDVYADTREAVDRLNDR, from the coding sequence ATGAAAACGGCCGAGGAGCTCTGGGGCGTCCTGGACGAGGCCCACCACCTGCCGTACGGCGCGGCCCAGATCGCGCTGGTGGAGCAGGTGCTGCGGCACGCCGACGGGGCCTGTGACCCGGCGCTGGCGTTCTACAGCCGGCTGTTCGCGACCACGGCGTACATCTACGGCGGTGAGTCGGTGAAGGCGTTCGCCACCTTCTCCTGGTGCGTCAGCGACTTCGACCGCAACCCGCAGCCGTACCACGAGCGCTGGACGCACAACCTGCTCTGGCTGTTCAAGACCATGGTCAGCGCGCTCACCAAGTTCCCGGAGATCCCGCTGGCCCGGACCCACGCGGTGCTCGACGACATGGAGCGGCGGTACCGCGAGGGTGGCCACGGGATGCAGCCGGTGTACAAGCACCGGCACCTGGTCGCCCGGCACCTCGGCGCGACCATCGAGGCGGACGAGTGGTTCGAGAAGTGGCGGGCCGCCCCGCGCACCGAGCTCTCCGACTGCGCCGGCTGCGACCCGACCACCCTGGTGGTCCACCTGAACAACCGCGGTCGGTTCGAGGAGGCCGTCGAGCTGGCCGGCCCGGTGCTGGCCGGTGACCTGTCCTGCACCGAGCAGCCGCAGACCATCCTCAGCGAGCTGATGGTGTCCTACCTGATGGCCGGCCGTCCGGCCGAGGCGGCCGACGCGCACCGCCGGTCCTACCTGGTCGAGCGCGGCAACCTGGCCGACCTGGAGGGCATCGGCGACCACATCCTGTTCTGCGCGCGCACCGGCAACGAGGCGCGCGGCCTGGAGATCCTGCAGCGGCACCTGGACTGGCTGGACCGTGCCCCGTCGCCGGCCGCCGGGATGAACTTCGCGGCCTCCTGCGTGGCGCTGCTGCGCCGGCTCGTCGCGGTCGGCCACGGCGGGACGCCGATCCGTCGCGCCGGCCGCCCGGACGTCACCGCCGCCGCGCTCGCCGACGAGCTGACCGGGTACGCGACCGGCCTGGCCGCCCGGTTCGACGCGCGGAACGGCACCGCGCATCAGAGCAAGCTGGTCGCCGAGACGATGGCCGCCGAGCCGTACGGGATCGACCTGCCCCTGGCCCCGACCGCGCGCCGGGCGGCGCCCGCACCGAAGCCGTCCACCTCGGAGCCGGAGCCGGAGCCGGTGGAGATCCCGGCCGGTCTCACCGAGACCGAGTTGCTCGACCTGGCCGAGAGCTACCTCGACGAGGATCGGCACGACCTGCTCGGGGCGGCGCTGGAGGCGTACTCGGCACGGTTTCCGGAGCCCGGCGACCCGCTGCTGGCGGCCCGGCTCTGGACGTTCCGCGGGGTGGCGCTGCCCGGCGACGACCACGACGGCACGATCGCCGCGTGGGAGCGGGCCGTGGTCGCGTTCGCCCAGGCCGGCGAGGGTGGCCGGGTGAGCGCCCTGCGTGCCCGGATCGCCATGGAGCGGGCCCGGGTCGAGCGGGGCGACCCGGCCGAGGACGTCGCCCTGGTCCGGGCCGACGTCGCCTACCAGGAGGAGCACGGCACCGCGCGGGACCGGGCGAACGCCTGGCTGCGGCTGTCCACGATGTACTTCCTGGCGGACAGCCTGGACGAGGCGAACGAGGCCGGCGATCGGGCCGACCGGTACGCCGCCGAGTGGGGCCAGCCGCGCCGGGTGGCGTATCACGCGCTGATGCGGGCGCGGAACCGCGGCGCCGCGCACCGGCACGATGAGGCGCGCGAGGCGGCCCGGGAGGCCTGGGAGTTCTACCGGGTGCACGGCCCGGCCGGGATCAGCGCCGAGGCGGCCACCGTCTTCGGGCAGCTGGCCGAGGAGCCGGCCGAGGTGCTCGCCGCGATGACCGAGTCGCTGGCCACCGGGGTGCCGGGCGCCGAGATGGTCGGGCACGCGCTGCGCGGCCGGGCGCTGATGGCCCTGGACCGGGCCGGCGAGGCGATCGACGACTTCGTCGAGGCGGTCGCGATCTGCGCCGAGCAGGACCTGGAGCAGCCGGGGACCTTCGCCCGGCAGGACCTGGCCCAGGCGTACCTGCAGGCCGGCCGGCTGCCGGAGGCCGCCGAGGTGGCCGAGGAGGCGGTCCGCGGGTTCGAGAAACTCGGCTTCGCCGAGCCGCTCAACGACACCAAGTTCATGCTGGCCGGCATCTACCGTGATCTTGACGACAGCGGCCGGGCGCTCGAGCTGTACCGCGAGCTGATCGAGGTGCTGACCGACAACCCGCAGGGCCGCGGCCAGGTCGGCGAGGACGCCGGTCAGCTGCTGTACAAAGTGGACCGGGACGCCGAGGCGGCGCTGACCTTCCAGGCCGCGGCCGAGGCGCTGCGCGAGGCCGGCGACCTGGTCGGTGAGCTGCGCGTGCTGCGGCGGCGGCTGATGGCGCTGAACTACGCCGACCAGGTGGACGAGGCCGAGCGGCTGATCCCGGAAGTCGCCCGGAAATATGCCGAACTTCCCGCCGAACTGGCCGAAGAACCAGGTGTGCAGTGGGGTCGCGGCGTGTTCGCCTTCGAGGTGGGCAACCTGCTGATGCGCCGGGGCCGCTGGGCCGAGGCGCTGCCGCACCTGGACGGCGCCCCGGAGCGGCTGCGGGCGATCGGCGCCGACCAGGACGCCGATCGGGTGACGAACATGCGCGCCGAGGCGCTGCTGCGGTCCGGCCGTCCGGCCGAGGCGCTGGCGCTGCTCGACTCGTTGTCCCCGGAGGCGCGGCATCCGGACGTGTACGCCGACACCCGCGAGGCCGTCGATCGGCTGAACGACCGTTAA
- a CDS encoding TetR/AcrR family transcriptional regulator, which translates to MTTVDQRHRTTPPAPRRRSRRDEILEIAVGLFAARGYHGVSMDDIGSAAGVTGPALYHHFAGKEAMLVAALIPVSESLLEGGRERVARHPSEAEAALADLIDFHVDFALANPAVIALHLHELDRLPEEPRRQIRRLQRLYVEEWVGVLTLLRPELEPAEARVLAHAAFGLMNSTPFLGGEVERRRRADLLREATMHALTGH; encoded by the coding sequence GTGACGACGGTAGATCAGCGGCACCGGACGACCCCGCCGGCGCCTCGGCGGCGGTCGCGCCGCGACGAGATTCTCGAGATCGCCGTGGGCCTGTTCGCGGCCCGCGGCTATCACGGCGTGTCGATGGACGACATCGGCTCGGCAGCCGGCGTCACCGGCCCGGCGCTCTATCACCACTTCGCCGGCAAGGAGGCGATGCTGGTCGCGGCGCTGATCCCGGTCAGCGAGAGCCTGCTGGAGGGCGGCCGCGAGCGGGTCGCCCGGCACCCGTCCGAGGCCGAGGCGGCGCTCGCCGATCTGATCGACTTCCACGTCGACTTCGCGCTGGCCAACCCCGCGGTGATCGCCCTGCACCTGCACGAGCTGGACCGGCTGCCGGAGGAGCCGCGCCGGCAGATCCGCCGGCTGCAGCGGCTCTACGTGGAGGAGTGGGTCGGCGTGCTGACCCTGCTCCGCCCGGAGCTGGAGCCGGCCGAGGCCCGGGTGCTGGCGCACGCCGCGTTCGGCTTGATGAACTCGACGCCGTTCCTGGGTGGCGAGGTGGAGCGGCGCCGGCGGGCGGATCTGCTGCGCGAGGCCACCATGCACGCGCTGACCGGGCACTAG
- a CDS encoding acetyl-CoA carboxylase biotin carboxylase subunit, whose amino-acid sequence MIESLLVANRGEIARRIIRTAKRLGIRTIAVYSEADADLPFVREADEAVCVGPANPAQSYRNADAILAAAKERKAQAIHPGYGFLSENAAFARTVESSGLVWVGPGADAITAMGDKINARNLMAAAGVPVAPGTAEPVAGVEAAVEAAATIGYPVMVKAAAGGGGMGMGVAADEAALRTEFDKVQAFAERMFGDGSVLLERYFPRVRHVEVQILGLADGRVVALSERECSVQRRNQKLVEEAPSPAVGPELRERMLQAAVTAGEAVGYRNAGTVECLLDPATGEFFFLEMNTRLQVEHPITELIHGIDLVELQLRIASGEDVTVHTDRSGHAIELRINAEDPKRFLPGPGKITTWVEPADARVDSGYAEGNTVTPSYDSLMAKLIVFAADREEALVKARAAVAGFEIAGPKNNLPFFAELLENEEFRSGDYDTGIVSRMRKGVK is encoded by the coding sequence ATGATTGAGTCGCTGCTCGTCGCCAACCGGGGCGAGATCGCCCGCCGGATCATCCGGACCGCCAAGCGCCTGGGCATCCGCACCATCGCGGTGTATTCCGAGGCGGACGCCGACCTTCCGTTCGTCCGGGAGGCCGACGAGGCGGTGTGTGTCGGCCCGGCCAATCCGGCGCAGAGCTACCGGAACGCCGACGCCATCCTGGCCGCCGCCAAGGAGCGGAAGGCGCAGGCCATCCACCCGGGGTACGGCTTCCTGAGTGAGAACGCGGCGTTCGCCCGTACCGTCGAGTCGAGCGGCCTGGTGTGGGTCGGACCCGGCGCCGACGCGATCACCGCGATGGGCGACAAGATCAACGCTCGCAACCTGATGGCGGCGGCCGGCGTGCCGGTCGCGCCCGGCACCGCCGAGCCGGTGGCCGGCGTCGAGGCCGCGGTCGAGGCGGCCGCGACGATCGGCTACCCGGTGATGGTCAAGGCCGCGGCCGGCGGCGGCGGGATGGGCATGGGCGTGGCCGCCGACGAGGCGGCCCTGCGCACCGAGTTCGACAAGGTGCAGGCATTCGCCGAGCGGATGTTCGGCGACGGATCGGTGCTGCTGGAGCGCTACTTCCCCCGGGTCCGGCACGTCGAGGTGCAGATCCTCGGCCTGGCCGACGGCCGGGTGGTCGCGCTCTCCGAGCGGGAGTGCTCGGTGCAGCGCCGCAACCAGAAACTGGTCGAGGAGGCCCCGTCCCCGGCGGTCGGCCCGGAGTTGCGCGAGCGGATGCTGCAGGCCGCCGTGACGGCCGGCGAGGCGGTCGGTTACCGCAACGCGGGCACGGTGGAGTGCCTGCTCGACCCGGCCACCGGCGAGTTTTTCTTCCTGGAGATGAACACCCGGCTGCAGGTCGAGCACCCGATCACCGAGCTGATCCACGGGATCGACCTGGTGGAGCTGCAGCTGCGGATCGCCAGCGGCGAGGACGTCACGGTGCACACCGACAGGTCCGGGCACGCCATCGAGCTCCGGATCAACGCCGAGGACCCGAAGCGCTTCCTGCCCGGCCCCGGCAAGATCACCACCTGGGTCGAGCCGGCCGACGCCCGGGTGGACTCCGGCTACGCCGAGGGCAACACGGTCACCCCGTCCTACGACTCGCTGATGGCCAAGCTGATCGTCTTCGCGGCCGACCGCGAGGAAGCGTTGGTCAAGGCGCGCGCCGCGGTCGCCGGCTTCGAGATCGCCGGCCCCAAGAACAACCTGCCGTTCTTCGCCGAGCTGCTGGAGAACGAGGAGTTCCGCTCCGGCGACTACGACACCGGGATCGTCTCCCGGATGCGGAAAGGGGTGAAGTGA
- a CDS encoding hydroxymethylglutaryl-CoA lyase, translated as MTFVSIREVAPRDGLQNEDPVPADGKVELIDALSRTGVRRIEAVSFVHPKAIPQMADADEVWSRITRNPDVRYSALIPNTRGAQRALAAGFSEIEVVVSASDTHNRRNLNRSTDESLDDIAALIPLVHEAGGTLEVIVATSFGCPYEGDIAPERVAGIVARVRADGADRIAFGDTTGMATPRRVRDLLAEVRPDLLHFHNTRGTGLANIVTALELGVTEFDASAGGLGGCPYAPGASGNVATEEVVHMLHDMGFDTGIDLDRLIEAAELAERLVGRPLPSGVLRAGPRTRLV; from the coding sequence ATGACCTTCGTCAGCATCCGCGAGGTGGCGCCCCGCGACGGCCTGCAGAACGAGGACCCGGTCCCGGCCGACGGCAAGGTCGAGCTGATCGACGCGCTCAGCCGGACCGGCGTGCGCCGGATCGAGGCGGTCTCCTTCGTGCACCCCAAGGCCATCCCGCAGATGGCCGACGCCGACGAGGTCTGGTCGCGGATCACCCGCAACCCGGACGTCCGGTACTCCGCGCTGATCCCGAACACCCGGGGCGCGCAGCGGGCTCTGGCCGCCGGCTTCAGCGAGATCGAGGTCGTGGTCTCGGCCAGCGACACGCACAACCGGCGCAACCTCAACCGCTCCACCGACGAGTCGCTCGACGACATCGCCGCGCTGATCCCGCTGGTGCACGAGGCCGGCGGGACCCTCGAGGTGATTGTGGCGACCAGTTTCGGCTGTCCCTACGAGGGAGACATCGCGCCGGAGCGGGTGGCCGGCATCGTCGCGCGGGTGCGGGCCGACGGGGCGGACCGGATCGCCTTCGGCGACACCACCGGGATGGCGACCCCGCGCCGGGTCCGTGACCTGCTCGCCGAGGTGCGCCCGGACCTCCTGCACTTCCACAACACCCGGGGTACCGGGCTGGCCAACATCGTCACCGCCCTGGAGCTCGGGGTGACCGAGTTCGACGCGAGCGCCGGCGGGTTGGGCGGGTGCCCGTACGCGCCGGGCGCCTCCGGCAACGTGGCCACCGAGGAGGTCGTGCACATGCTGCACGACATGGGGTTCGACACCGGTATCGATCTCGACCGGTTGATCGAGGCCGCCGAACTGGCCGAACGTCTGGTCGGGCGGCCGCTGCCGTCCGGCGTCCTGCGAGCCGGGCCGCGTACCCGTCTGGTGTGA
- a CDS encoding chaplin family protein: MKKTWVRKTLSVGIMAAGALLMAPAAAQAGFAPSATPDGITQVSSTNLGALNGTQFAAPVTAPINMNGNAIALGGISRATGAGVNRVVEGGHRSRGGNDITQRSAGNVGFLNGTQIAVPVTVPINQNGNADSLFGISDARGTGVNHVQEHSKVAGGGWNDGINQATGGNVGFLNGTQIAVPITIPINQCGNATSFFGVSQARATCGNFVGGDRGRTFKVEGQRRVVHTDGGWDNGVNQSSFGNIGFLNGSQFAAPVIAPINACGNSLSGLLGASSSQAFCVNRIGGGDDRVWVKKPHHGHHKGDQGGDVQGDDGYDGDDCTKKCDDDDNGDVRGDHGYNGEAPAVNDDDNGYGDVKGNDNGYGDEAPADVDDDKGYGNVSPDKYGDKTGGRKSVESTGVGSLTGSLGGLDLLDTLR; the protein is encoded by the coding sequence ATGAAGAAGACGTGGGTTCGTAAGACGCTGAGCGTCGGGATCATGGCCGCCGGCGCCCTGCTCATGGCGCCCGCCGCCGCTCAGGCCGGGTTCGCGCCGTCGGCCACCCCGGACGGGATCACGCAGGTCTCCTCCACCAACCTGGGCGCGCTCAACGGCACCCAGTTCGCCGCCCCGGTCACCGCGCCGATCAACATGAACGGCAACGCGATCGCACTCGGTGGCATCTCCCGGGCCACCGGCGCCGGGGTCAACCGGGTCGTCGAGGGCGGGCACCGCTCGCGCGGCGGCAACGACATCACCCAGCGGTCGGCCGGGAACGTCGGCTTCCTGAACGGCACCCAGATCGCCGTGCCGGTCACCGTGCCGATCAACCAGAACGGCAACGCCGACAGCCTGTTCGGCATCAGCGACGCTCGTGGCACCGGGGTGAACCACGTCCAGGAGCACAGCAAGGTCGCCGGCGGTGGCTGGAACGACGGGATCAACCAGGCGACCGGCGGCAACGTCGGCTTCCTGAACGGCACCCAGATCGCCGTGCCGATCACCATCCCGATCAACCAGTGCGGCAACGCCACCTCGTTCTTCGGGGTCTCCCAGGCGCGCGCCACCTGTGGCAACTTCGTCGGCGGCGACCGTGGCCGGACCTTCAAGGTCGAGGGTCAGCGCCGGGTCGTGCACACCGACGGTGGTTGGGACAACGGGGTCAACCAGAGCAGCTTCGGCAACATCGGGTTCCTCAACGGCAGCCAGTTCGCCGCGCCGGTCATCGCCCCGATCAACGCCTGCGGCAACTCGCTGAGCGGCCTGCTCGGCGCGTCCAGCTCCCAGGCGTTCTGCGTGAACCGGATCGGTGGCGGCGACGACCGCGTCTGGGTCAAGAAGCCGCACCACGGCCACCACAAGGGCGACCAGGGCGGCGACGTCCAGGGTGACGACGGCTACGACGGCGACGACTGCACCAAGAAGTGCGACGACGACGACAACGGCGACGTCCGCGGCGACCACGGCTACAACGGCGAGGCCCCGGCCGTGAACGACGACGACAACGGCTACGGCGACGTCAAGGGCAACGACAACGGCTACGGCGACGAGGCCCCGGCCGACGTGGACGACGACAAGGGCTACGGCAACGTCAGCCCGGACAAGTACGGCGACAAGACCGGCGGCCGCAAGTCGGTCGAGAGCACCGGGGTCGGCAGCCTGACCGGCAGCCTGGGTGGCCTGGACCTGCTCGACACCCTGCGCTGA
- a CDS encoding acyl-CoA carboxylase subunit beta, producing MDGDALAQVRKRVLAGGAERYHAANAAKGKLFARERIALLTDEGTFVEDGLYANSLADGLPADGVITGAARIDGRDVCVMANDSTVKAGSWGARTVEKIVRIIERAYQTGVPMIYLVDSAGARITDQVDLFPGRRGAGKIFHTQVRASGSIPQICALFGPSAAGGAYIPAFCDVVAMVEGNASMYLGSDRMVEMVTGEKTTLEAMGGARVHCAESGVGHFLCKTEQDALDVVRTYLSYVPQNWTQRPPARAASDASGADLGALVPASERQAFDMRKYIKGLVDEGSFFEIQALWARELTVGFARLDGEVVGVLGNNSMFKGGVLFVDSADKASRFVQLCDAFNIPLLFLTDVPGFMVGSAVEKQGIIRHGAKMITAISEATVPKICVVVRKAYGAGLYAMAGPGFEPDATIALPSAKIAVMGAEAAVNAVYANKIAAIEDPDERAAFVAERRAEYERDIDIMRLASELVVDAVVEPAELRGELIRRLAAARGKDRSFSRRRHGVTPV from the coding sequence ATGGACGGTGACGCGCTGGCGCAGGTCCGCAAGCGTGTGCTCGCCGGTGGTGCGGAGCGTTACCACGCCGCCAACGCGGCGAAGGGCAAGCTCTTCGCCCGGGAGCGGATCGCGCTGCTGACCGACGAGGGCACGTTCGTCGAGGACGGGCTCTATGCCAACAGTCTGGCTGACGGGCTGCCCGCCGATGGCGTGATCACCGGAGCCGCCCGGATCGACGGGCGCGACGTCTGCGTGATGGCCAACGACTCCACGGTCAAGGCCGGCTCCTGGGGCGCCCGTACGGTCGAGAAGATCGTCCGCATCATCGAGCGGGCCTATCAGACCGGCGTCCCGATGATCTACCTGGTCGACTCGGCCGGCGCCCGGATCACCGACCAGGTCGACCTCTTCCCCGGCCGCCGCGGCGCCGGCAAGATCTTCCACACCCAGGTCCGGGCGTCCGGCTCGATCCCGCAGATCTGCGCGCTGTTCGGCCCGTCCGCGGCCGGCGGGGCCTACATCCCGGCCTTCTGCGACGTGGTCGCCATGGTCGAGGGCAACGCCAGCATGTACCTCGGCTCCGACCGGATGGTCGAGATGGTCACCGGGGAGAAGACCACGCTGGAGGCGATGGGCGGCGCCCGGGTGCACTGCGCCGAGTCCGGCGTCGGGCACTTCCTGTGCAAGACCGAGCAGGACGCGCTCGACGTGGTGCGCACCTATCTGTCCTATGTGCCGCAGAACTGGACGCAGCGTCCCCCCGCACGGGCCGCGTCCGACGCGTCCGGCGCCGACCTCGGCGCGCTGGTCCCGGCCAGCGAGCGGCAGGCGTTCGACATGCGGAAATACATCAAGGGCCTGGTCGACGAGGGGTCGTTCTTCGAGATCCAGGCGCTCTGGGCGCGCGAGCTGACGGTGGGCTTCGCCCGGCTCGACGGCGAGGTGGTCGGCGTCCTGGGCAACAACTCGATGTTCAAGGGCGGCGTGCTCTTCGTCGACTCGGCCGACAAGGCGAGCCGGTTCGTGCAGCTCTGCGACGCCTTCAACATTCCGCTGCTGTTCCTCACCGACGTGCCCGGTTTCATGGTCGGCTCGGCGGTGGAGAAACAGGGCATCATCCGGCACGGGGCCAAGATGATCACCGCGATCTCCGAGGCCACGGTGCCGAAGATCTGTGTGGTGGTGCGCAAGGCGTACGGCGCCGGGCTCTACGCGATGGCCGGTCCCGGATTCGAGCCGGACGCCACCATCGCGCTGCCCTCCGCGAAGATCGCGGTGATGGGCGCCGAGGCCGCGGTCAACGCGGTGTACGCCAACAAGATCGCGGCGATCGAGGACCCGGACGAGCGGGCCGCCTTCGTCGCCGAGCGCCGCGCCGAGTACGAGCGCGACATCGACATCATGCGCCTGGCCAGCGAGCTGGTGGTGGACGCCGTGGTCGAGCCGGCCGAGCTGCGCGGCGAGCTGATCAGGCGTCTCGCCGCCGCGCGGGGCAAGGATCGTTCGTTCTCCCGCCGTCGTCACGGCGTCACTCCGGTCTAG